The nucleotide window GAAGTTGGCCAGCATGTTGGCCGTGGACGGGCTGTTGCCCCAGAAGATGATGTCGGTGCTGGTGCGCCACATCGGGGCCGTTCCCGCGCCCCAGTTCCAGGGGTTGCCGGTGCCCCACTCGCAGAACGACAGGACCAGCTTGCGGCCGGTGATCGCGGCCGCGGTGTCGTTGGCGGCGCTGATCGCCTTGTACGTGGTCTCCTGGTCGAGGCCCTCGGCGTTGCCGCCGCACCAGTCGATCTTGACGAAGTCGAAGCCCCACTCCTGGAAGGTCTGCATGTCCTGCTGGTAGTGGCCCTCACTGCCGGTGTTGGGCGCCGCGGGCCTGGTGGTGGGGAAGTAATAGCCGCAACCCTGCTTGCCCGCGTCGGTGTAGATGCCCGCCTTCAGGCCCTTGCTGTGGATGTAGTCGGCCATGGCCTTCATACCGCCGGGGAACAGGCTCTCGTCGGTGACGATCTTGCCGTTGCCGTCACGGGCGCCCTGCCACCAGCCGTCGTCGATGTTGACGTACTTGTAGCCGGCGGCGGCCATGCCGGACGAGACGAGTGCGTCGGCCTGGGCCTTGATGGTGTTGTAATCGATGCTGCTGGCGAAGCTGTTCCACGAGGCCCAGCCCATCGGTGCCGACGGAACCGCGACCTGGTTGGTGGTCACCGCGACGGGCTCGGTCCGGCCGAGGTCCGCCGACGGAGTCCGCCCACCGCCCATGGTCACCAGTCCGGCGAGAGCCAGGCTGAGGAGCAGCGCCTGGACGCCGATACGTCTTGTCCAGTGGGTCACGGCGGTTCTCCCTGAAGTCATGGAATCAACCTTTCCTGATGCGAACAAAAGACAGCAGATGTGAACGTATGGGCAGAAACTGGTTCAGATGTGCGCCAAGAGGTTGAACAAATGAGAATGCGAAGTTCGCCCGATGGCGGATGCCGCCGTCCTCGGGTCAGGTCAGGGCCGCATGTGCCCCGCGCCCGCACGGAGCCGACTCCTTGTGTTCGGCGGTTCGGCCATCAGGCTGGACGGAACAGGTGCCGGGCGGTGAGGTCTGGGGCGCCGCCTATGGCCGAGGAATGTTACCGTTCACTTTTTTGGGCTCCATAGGGCTCGGCGACAGATGATGTGACAGGGAAGCTGCAGCAGGGGCCTGCGCCTGGAGTAACTGCGAGACGGAGTCCGGTAAGTGGACCCCTGCGCGCCCCCGGCATCGGGCGTTGACACGTCTGCGACGCAGAGAGAGTGTGAACGGTAACATTTGCCGCCCGCAATACTCCGCGTGGAACTTTCTCTTGGCGTCCCGTCAGGCGAGGGCGGTCGGGAAGCTTCCAGGGCGCGCCGGCGGTGGCCTGGAGGCGGTGGACAACGGGGGTCTCAGCGGTGTGCCGCACGCCGTGGAGCATGGGATCGAAGGAGGCCGAGGGCTGGTCGAGCGGCTCGGCTCTGAGTGGTCGAAGAAGACCGTCACCGCTGCGGGTACGGTATGGCCGTCGATCCCGACTCTGAACGGTGACTTCGTGGCCCGGTGAAGGTGCTCGACCCCTTCGACCAGGTCTGGTTCGGCCGACCGAACTTGAAGGAGGCCGCGGACAAGGCGAACACCTGGTCCAACGCAGCCGTCACCGCCTGGCCAGTACCGACGAGGAGCCGTCCCCACCATGCAGGAAGCGACCCCCGCACCCCGCTCCGGCGGGGGACCGCAGGCTCCGAGGACCGTCAGCATCCGGGACGTCGCCAAGGAGGCGGGCGTGTCCCACCAGACGGTCTCCCGGGTGGTCAACGGCCACCCCAAGGTCAAGGAGTCGACCCGGGCCCGGGTCCTGGACGTCATCGCAGAGATGGGCTACACGCCAAACCGGATGGCCCGGGCACTGGCCGGCGGTGCGGTGCGCTCGGTGACCGTGCTGACCTCCGACACCTCTCTGTACGGCGCCTCGGCGACCCTGAAGGGCATAGAGGAGGCGGCGAGGGCGGCCGGCTTCGCGGTCGGGATCAGCGTGCTCGACGCCGGCTCGGCCCAGCAGCCCGCGGATGTCGCGGCCCGGGTCAGCCGGCCGGGGGAGGCGGTGCTGGTGATCGCCTTCGACGCGGCGGGCGTACGGGCATGGCAGGCACTGCCGACCGGGTTCCCGGCCGCGGCGGCGGTGGAACGGCCCGAGGACGGCCGTCCCGGCGACCGGCCCCAGCTCTGGCTGGACGACCGGGCGGCCGCAGCTCAGGCCACCCGCTATCTCCTCGGCCTCGGCCACGAGACCGTGCACTACCTGGCGATCCCGTCCTCCACCACCCGCATCGGCCAGCGCACCGAGGGGTGGCGTGACGCCCTGCGGGCGGCCGGTAAGCCCCTAACGGAACCGCTCGACGCCGGCTGGAGCCCTCGCTCCGGCTACCTCGCCGCCCGCTCGCTGCTGGTCGACCCTTCGGTCACGGCCGTGCTCTGCGGCAACGACGACCTGGCACTCGGCGTACTCCGCGCGGCCAGGGAGGCGGGCCGTGACGTGCCGGGCGACCTGAGCGTGGTGAGCTTCGACGACGCCCCCCATTCCGCCTACGCACACCCCGCCCTGACCACCGTCCGCCTCGACTTCGAAGGCCTCGGCCGGGGCTGCTTCGGCCTGCTCCACCGGCTCCTCGAGCCCGACACCGCTCCGGCCCTGCCCCTGTGGGCCGAGCCGGAGCTGATCGTACGGGAGAGCAGCGGCCCGGCCCCGTTACGGCGTGACCGGCCGTTGGACCACTGAGACTGTCCTCCGACGGGAGACGTGAGGAAGCACCGCCGTTGCTTCTCCGCCGCCCGCCTCACCGCGGGATCGATCGCGCCTTGTCGCTCCTGTGGGCGCGCAGGTGACGACCAATCAGGACGACGAATGCCGAGTCCTGTCGTCCGGGTGAAAAAGGGCCGTCGTCTCGCCCAGCCGCAGCTGCAGTTGGGCCAGCAGCATCTGATCGGCGTCATGGAAGTCCAGACCCGACACCTCCCTGATCCGGCGCAGCCGGTATCGCAAGGTATTGACGTGCACCCGCAGTCGTGCGGCGGCTTCCTCGGCCAGGCATCCCGCAGCCAGGTAGGCGGCGAGGGTCTCGGTGAGGACGCCGTCGGGGCCGTCGTGCTCGACGAGGCGGCGCAGCGGGCCGGTGGCCGGCGGCATGCCGAGCGACTGGGCGACGTCGCCCAGGCGATCGAGCAGCACCTGGAGCGCCGTCTCGTCGAGGGTGGCCACGGCGGGCGCCGAGCTCCCGGCGCCGTGCAGGGCGCGCAGCACGGCGTCGGCCTGGGCCCGGACGGCGGGCACACGACCGGGCTCGGCGGCGGGCCCGGCGACCGCGGCCAGATAGTCCCCGCCGGGCCCTCCCGGCGACCGGGCGACGAAGTCCGCGGCCAACGAGCGGGCCCCGGCCAGAATCTCGTCCCTGGACGGCTGCGGCCAGACCGCCAGCACGTACACCGCACGATCACCGCGCACGGTCACCGCCGAGGGGCGCACCGCGGTGAGGTAGAGCGTCAGGGCGTCTTCGAGCCGGCGAAGACCGGCGGCTGCGACAGCGGCCTCCGCGGGGGCGGTGTCGGAGGCAACGTCCGAGGCGGCGCCCCGCGGGCGCAAACCGAAGGCGATCAGGCACAGCGCCCCGGTGTGCAGTTGCAGCTCACGGGCCGCGTCCTCCCCGGCCGGGCCCCCGGCGAGCACCGCCGCGGCCAGTTCGTGGCGCCGCTGCCGGGCCCAGGCCGAGCCGTCGGAGCGGGTGTTGGCCAGGTGCAGGGCGACGACCGGGGCGAACAGTTCGAGCCACCGGGTGTGTTCCTCCGGCAGCGGGGCGGTGACGACTGCCCAGACGTAGCCGAGGACTTCGGAGTTGGCGCGTACGGCGATCGCCACTCGGGGCAGAAGGCCCGGTTCGTACGATTCGACGTACACCGGCGCGGTGGAGGAGTGCAGCCGGTCGAAGGCGCCCTGCTCCGTGAGCTTGTGCAGCCGGCTCGGATGCACCGCGCGGCCCAGGATCGTCTCCACCCTCGATTCGTCCACGTCGTCCTGTCCCGCCGACCATGCCAGCACCGCCGAGACCGCGTCCTCGATGGTGACGGGGGCCTGGATCATCGCGCTGATGGTGTTGGCCAGCGCGAACAGGTCGCTGGTGGCGCCCGCGGGCTCCCACTGCGCCCGCGAGTGGTCCAGCAGGCGCTGCCGCAGGGTCGTCGCGACGTGCATCCAGGAGGCGTCCGGGTTGACCTCGACGACCGGCACCGGGCAGTCGGCGGCCTCGGCGGGGACCGGTCCCTTCACCGCGAGCCCCCGCGCACCGGCGCGCTGCGCGGCGCTGCCGAGGGCGAGCAGCTCCGCCCCCCAGGCCACACCCACGCACAGCACCAGGCACCCCGCCTCCATTCCATCCGCGTCGGCCGGGTCGTGAATGGCCACCCCGGCGAGGGGCTGGTCCGCGCCGCCCGGATCGACGGCGAGCCGCAGCAGGGGCTCGCCGATGTCCTGGACGAGGCGGTGCAGGGTGAGGGCGCGCTCCATGGCGCCACCCTAGCCGGATTGTTGTAAACACCTACCTGATGACCCCAAGTTTGATGCTCAGCACAAAAGCTGGAGGGGCATGGTCCGGCAGGCTACGGCTCATGGTCGTGAACACGGAGGTACGGGAGCTGACCGGCGTCGAGGAGCTGCTGGCGGCGACCGACCTGATCACCGAGGTGTGGCAGGCGGAGATTCCGCCGGTGCCGTTTCCCTTCATGCGGGCGCTCAGCCAAGCCGGGGCACAGGTGCTCGGCGGCTTCGTCGACGGGCGGCTCGCCGGTGTGGCGGTGGGCTTCCTCGGCTCCGACCCGGACGGGACCCTGCTGCACTCGCATGTGGTCGGCGTCCGTGAGGAGTGGCGGAGCGCGGGTGTGGGCCGGGCGATCAAGCTCGGCCAGCGCGACTGGTGCCTGGAGCGCGGCATCAAGCGGATGGCCTGGACCTTCGATCCGCTGCGGAGGGCCAACGCCTGCTTCAATCTGGCCGGACTCGGCGCCATGGGCGTCTCGTACCACGCGGACTTCTACGGGCGGATGAACGATGCCTTCAACCGCGGGATACCGACGGACCGGGTCCTGGTGCACTGGGATCTGGCGGCCGCCGGGCCCGGCCGCTCGCCCGCTCCGGCCCCGCCCGACAGCCCCCTGCTGGATATCGGCGAGGCGGGAGGACCGGTGCGCCGCGCCGTGGGCCCCCTGCCCGGCGAGGAGGTGCGGCTGCGCGTTCCGGCACTGCCGCCTGACGACGTCTCCCTGGTCCTGGACTGGCGCCTCGCCCTGCGCGAGGCGATGCAGCCGCTGCTGCGGTCCGGATACCGATGGACGGGAGCCGACCGGAACGGCACATACGTCCTCACCGCTCCCCTTGATCCTCTCCCCTCGACTCAAAGGTCCCGATGAATCCAAAGGTCCCGATGAATCCAAAGGTCCTGATAAATCCAAAGATCCCGATGGATCGAAAGATCCCGACGAACTTGATGAACCTGACGAACCCGACGAACTCGCTGAACCCGACGAACTCGCTGAACCCACTGAACCCGAGGAACCGATGAACACGAACATCGAAGCTGTCGAACTGCGGCGGGTCGCCATCCCGCTGGCGTCCCCGTTCCGTACCTCGTTCAGCACCCAGACCGAGCGCGATGTGCTGCTGGTGCGGGTGATCACCGACCAGGCCGAGGGCTGGGCCGAGTGCGTCGCGATCGCCGACCCGCTGTACTCCAGCGAGTTCACCGACGGTGCGCACCGGATCGTCGCGGACCATCTGCTGCCCCGTCTGTTCGCCGCCGACCGGCTCAACGCCGATCTGGTGGCCCCGCTGCTGGAGCCGGTACGCGGGCACCGGATGGCCAAGGCGGCGGTGGAGACGGCCGTGCTCGACGCCCAGCTGAAGGCCGCCGGAGTTCCGCTGAGCCGCCACCTGGGGGCGACCGCGACGCATGTCGACTCCGGTGTGTCGGTGAGCATCTACGACGCCGTACCGGAGCTGCTCGACGCGGTGGCGGGCTACCTGGACGCCGGATACCGGCGGATCAAGCTCAAGATCGAGCCGGGCTGGGACATCGAGCCGGTCGCCGCGGTGCGGGAACGCTTCGGCGACGACGTGCTCCTCCAGGTGGACGCCAACTCCGCCTACACCCGCTCCGACGCC belongs to Streptomyces graminofaciens and includes:
- a CDS encoding LacI family DNA-binding transcriptional regulator codes for the protein MQEATPAPRSGGGPQAPRTVSIRDVAKEAGVSHQTVSRVVNGHPKVKESTRARVLDVIAEMGYTPNRMARALAGGAVRSVTVLTSDTSLYGASATLKGIEEAARAAGFAVGISVLDAGSAQQPADVAARVSRPGEAVLVIAFDAAGVRAWQALPTGFPAAAAVERPEDGRPGDRPQLWLDDRAAAAQATRYLLGLGHETVHYLAIPSSTTRIGQRTEGWRDALRAAGKPLTEPLDAGWSPRSGYLAARSLLVDPSVTAVLCGNDDLALGVLRAAREAGRDVPGDLSVVSFDDAPHSAYAHPALTTVRLDFEGLGRGCFGLLHRLLEPDTAPALPLWAEPELIVRESSGPAPLRRDRPLDH
- a CDS encoding PucR family transcriptional regulator — its product is MERALTLHRLVQDIGEPLLRLAVDPGGADQPLAGVAIHDPADADGMEAGCLVLCVGVAWGAELLALGSAAQRAGARGLAVKGPVPAEAADCPVPVVEVNPDASWMHVATTLRQRLLDHSRAQWEPAGATSDLFALANTISAMIQAPVTIEDAVSAVLAWSAGQDDVDESRVETILGRAVHPSRLHKLTEQGAFDRLHSSTAPVYVESYEPGLLPRVAIAVRANSEVLGYVWAVVTAPLPEEHTRWLELFAPVVALHLANTRSDGSAWARQRRHELAAAVLAGGPAGEDAARELQLHTGALCLIAFGLRPRGAASDVASDTAPAEAAVAAAGLRRLEDALTLYLTAVRPSAVTVRGDRAVYVLAVWPQPSRDEILAGARSLAADFVARSPGGPGGDYLAAVAGPAAEPGRVPAVRAQADAVLRALHGAGSSAPAVATLDETALQVLLDRLGDVAQSLGMPPATGPLRRLVEHDGPDGVLTETLAAYLAAGCLAEEAAARLRVHVNTLRYRLRRIREVSGLDFHDADQMLLAQLQLRLGETTALFHPDDRTRHSSS
- a CDS encoding GNAT family N-acetyltransferase yields the protein MVVNTEVRELTGVEELLAATDLITEVWQAEIPPVPFPFMRALSQAGAQVLGGFVDGRLAGVAVGFLGSDPDGTLLHSHVVGVREEWRSAGVGRAIKLGQRDWCLERGIKRMAWTFDPLRRANACFNLAGLGAMGVSYHADFYGRMNDAFNRGIPTDRVLVHWDLAAAGPGRSPAPAPPDSPLLDIGEAGGPVRRAVGPLPGEEVRLRVPALPPDDVSLVLDWRLALREAMQPLLRSGYRWTGADRNGTYVLTAPLDPLPSTQRSR
- the menC gene encoding o-succinylbenzoate synthase, with translation MNTNIEAVELRRVAIPLASPFRTSFSTQTERDVLLVRVITDQAEGWAECVAIADPLYSSEFTDGAHRIVADHLLPRLFAADRLNADLVAPLLEPVRGHRMAKAAVETAVLDAQLKAAGVPLSRHLGATATHVDSGVSVSIYDAVPELLDAVAGYLDAGYRRIKLKIEPGWDIEPVAAVRERFGDDVLLQVDANSAYTRSDARHLARLDAFGLLLIEQPLDEEDIAGHAELARVVRTPICLDESVVSAQAAYEAIRTGACTIVNIKPGRVGGYLEARRVHDVCAAAGIPVWAGGMLETGIGRAANLALGGLPNFTLPSDISASDRYFKQDLTEPITMTEDGRIEIPTGPGIGVAPIPEVLAELTVSTEVLKP